A stretch of Miscanthus floridulus cultivar M001 chromosome 13, ASM1932011v1, whole genome shotgun sequence DNA encodes these proteins:
- the LOC136499709 gene encoding uncharacterized protein, translated as MSIREARRQPGGLDGGDGAGGGGGDATTSAEGRGGVGVRRGPIGTGGHGGRATAATTAVVEAEGHSAEEVVSPFKKRQVEAPALAPRKALKVSTSSHTQWVVEAQATIERGAVSSRADLKEPVAQGEATEVATKQAGEEAPMPYEAEARVSDEAEAPPVAEATKGEAEAPRTFEAEATEAEAPRTTEAKVAEAGVGVAKPAA; from the exons ATGAGCATTAgggaagcgcgccgtcagcccggtgggctcgatggtggagatggagcaggtggtggtgggggtgacgCAACCACCTccgcagagggtcgagggggcgtcGGAGTCCGGCGAGGGCCGATCGGCACCGGCGGACACGGGGGCcgtgccaccgctgccaccacCGCTGTTGTAGAGGCCGAGGGACATAGTGCAGAAGAGGTTGTGTCCCCATTCAAG AAGCGTCAGGTGGAAGCGCCTGCCTTGGCtccacgtaaggcgctcaaggtgagcaccagctcccacacccaatgggtggtggaggcgcaagctaCCATAGAGCGTGGCGCGGTGTCGTCTAGGGCCGACctgaaggagccggtcgcccaaggagaggctaccgaggtggccacgaagcaagcgggggaggaggcgcctatgCCCTACGAGGCTGAGGCCCGCGTGTCAGATGAAGCTGAGGCGCCCCCAGTCGCTGAGGCCACcaagggcgaggccgaggcccctaggaccttTGAGGCTGAAGCAACAGAGGCTGAggctcctaggaccaccgaggccaaggtGGCAGAGGCTGGCGTGGGCGTGGCGAAGCCGGCAGCCTAG
- the LOC136499710 gene encoding uncharacterized protein, translated as MAIPNYAYLKFKMPSPNDVITVESTYKHVYDCDVECIEYAKALVEAKALIFNLDQLGSEAPDSKHRAGTFEPAEAVKLVPVDPIGSDDRALRISATLNIK; from the coding sequence atggcgatccccaactacgcCTACCTCAAGTTCAAGATGCCTAGCCCCAACgacgtcatcactgtcgagtccacgtacaagcatgtatacgactgcgacgtcgaatgcatcgagtatgccaaggctctcgtggaggccaagGCCCTCATCTTCAACCTCGACCAACTTGGTAGCGAGGCACCCGACTCCAAGCATCGTGCCGGGACTtttgagcccgcggaggccgtcaagcttgtcccggtcgaccccattggctccgacgaccgggcgctgaggattagCGCCACCCTCAACATAAAATAG